In Bacillota bacterium, the sequence TGAAACGGGAAGACTTTAAACGAATCTTAACTGAGCCAAAAAATGCATTAATTAAACAATACTGTGAGTTAATGAAAACAGAGAATATCAAAGTCGAGTTTACCCCCGATGGAATCGACGCAATTGCCGCTATCGCAGAGGAAGTTAACCAGAATACAGAAGATATCGGAGCACGCAGGCTTCACACCGTTTTAGAGCGCCTGCTGGAAAACTTGATGTTTGAAGCTGATCAAGAAGAAATGCATGTTGCCATAAACAGAGCTTATGTTGAAAAAGAGTTAAGTTCAATCGTCGCTGATCGCGATTTAAGCAGGTATATTTTATAGCAGGATATTACTTACGAATTGGAGGCATTTAGAGATATGAAAACATTATTGGAAAAGACTAGACGAATCAATCGAACAATCCAACAATCCGTTGGATACCAAGTAGATTTTAATGAAATGGCTAAGTTAGTTTCCGAAGTGATGGAAGCGACAGTCTATGTATTCAGCAGAAAAGGCAAACTTTTGGGATCTGCGGTCCATGCAGCATTCGGGACCAGTGTAATGGAGGATGAAGTTTTAACCCAGGGCAGCTTATCTGCTGACTTTAACCAGGAGCTTTTAAAAATCGATATTACCAGCGCCAACCAAAAAGGGTCAGACCAAACAATCTACAACCCGGATGTAGTCAGTCCCTTTGCTGACAAAAACATCACTATCGTACCTTTAGCAGGTGGGGGAGAGCGGCTTGGCACTCTGATTATCGCCAAAACCGATCAGGAGTTTACCGACGCTGACTTGATTTTAGCGGAGTACGCTGCCACCGTAGTCGGCATGGAAATTGTCAGATCCAGATCTGACAAGCTTGACGATGAGGTCCGCAAAAAAGCAGCCTGTCAAATTGCCATCAGCACGCTCTCATTTTCAGAGCAGGAAGCAGTTGAGCACATCTTTGACGAACTTGATGGTGAAGAAGGTCTGCTGGTTGCCAGTAAAATCGCGGACAGTGTGGGCATTACCCGCTCCGTAATCGTTAATGCGCTGCGGAAACTAGAGAGCGCCGGTGTAATTGAGTCCCGCTCTCTGGGTATGAAAGGTACTTACATTCGTGTCCTGAACGATTTTTTCTTAGAAGAACTGGCCAAGCACCGCACCCGCTGAGTCGTTAAATAGAGAGCATTTTCGAGATGAGCAGTCAAATTGGGACTGCTCTATTTTATTTCCTATGAAATCTTCGTGTTTTGGAGGATTCTTACAGCAAATTGTAGAAATGTATGCCATAAATAAGCAAAAGTTATGTTGGAGGGTATGGCTATGTTTAAATTGGTCGATTTGATGTCCCAGGGGCTTGACGCAGCCAACCTGCGCCATAAGGTGCTGAGCAACAACCTTGCCAACGCCAACACACCAAATTTTCGCCGCTCTGATGTAGATTTTTCTGCTATTTTCCAGCAGACAACCACAATTCCTATCACCACAACTCACAAAAGCCATTT encodes:
- the codY gene encoding GTP-sensing pleiotropic transcriptional regulator CodY; amino-acid sequence: MKTLLEKTRRINRTIQQSVGYQVDFNEMAKLVSEVMEATVYVFSRKGKLLGSAVHAAFGTSVMEDEVLTQGSLSADFNQELLKIDITSANQKGSDQTIYNPDVVSPFADKNITIVPLAGGGERLGTLIIAKTDQEFTDADLILAEYAATVVGMEIVRSRSDKLDDEVRKKAACQIAISTLSFSEQEAVEHIFDELDGEEGLLVASKIADSVGITRSVIVNALRKLESAGVIESRSLGMKGTYIRVLNDFFLEELAKHRTR